A single region of the Phosphitispora fastidiosa genome encodes:
- a CDS encoding phage integrase N-terminal SAM-like domain-containing protein produces the protein FHGHFDKPLESLGYDEVRQFLHHAITQRKLSCSYVNQAYSAIRFFYETVLGWDWNMKLVPRVKRSRTLPAVLSVDEVKAIFNVTGNLKHKAILMTTYAAGL, from the coding sequence TTTCACGGTCACTTTGACAAGCCTCTTGAATCCCTTGGCTATGACGAAGTGAGGCAATTTCTCCATCATGCCATTACTCAGCGCAAACTGAGCTGTTCATATGTCAATCAAGCCTATAGCGCTATCCGGTTTTTCTATGAAACTGTCCTGGGCTGGGACTGGAATATGAAGCTGGTCCCCAGGGTTAAACGGAGTAGGACTTTACCCGCTGTTTTATCCGTTGATGAGGTTAAAGCTATCTTCAATGTTACCGGAAATCTTAAGCATAAGGCTATTTTGATGACTACCTATGCTGCCGGTCT